Genomic window (Ananas comosus cultivar F153 linkage group 1, ASM154086v1, whole genome shotgun sequence):
GTGGAAGTGTTGTACTATTGTTTGAGCGGAGCTGTTTGAAGAACCACTAACAGCTTTCGCATGAAAATTTCTTCCAACAGCCTCCAACTGCAGcggaagcagaagcttcaagtAAGTGCTTTGCTTTTGGGGTCTggaagctcatttcagcttcctATTTCTGCAAAACCTCTGTGCACTTTGTTGCTAAGCTCCTTGCTTTTACTTTCTAGAGTAGAGAAGCTGTTAAAGAAGCCAGGCTAGACAACCAAGAAATGCCTAGCACGACCAATTGAATAATGCAGAATCGCCATTTTCCACCAAATTTGCCCGCAATAACTGATCTGTCAATTTGCTGCCTAATCTCTGCAGGTGTCGTCGTATTCTTCGTGATGCTAGGATTTCTGGGCCTGATTCTTCATTGCTCGTCCTTCAGCAACAACGACCCCTGCTTAGCGGGGTGCCGCAACTGCTGCTACGGGTGGGGCATCCTCGACTGCTTCCCAGCTTCAATGGAGGCTTGCTTTGCCCTCTTCATCATTTTCGTCGTCGTCTTTGCCATTCTTGGAATCGCTTATAGTTTCCTCGCTGCGACGATGGCACTTCAGAGGATCTGGCAGAGACACTATCACATCCTGACCAAGAGAGAGCTCACAAAGGCATGGATTCCTTCCTATGAGGCATacattttttgtgtttttcccGTTTTCAAAAGCCGCATGTTGCGTGAGAATGGATTTCGCTTTCGCTTAGTTTTGTTTTGAGCCCAACGCGTTGTAAATCGCGATGCAGGAATACGTGGTAGAAGACCTGCATGGGTGCTATACGCCGCCGAAGATGGATCGAGAACACGAAGAGCGCCTGAAAATGCTGCAGCTTCTGTAAATGTTGTggtaatgtatatatatatatatatatatatatatatatatctttttatgcCCCTAAATGTGCTGCTGTGCCCTTTTCTGAATTTTGTTTAACTAAGTTGTGCCCAAATCCTTGTTTTCCCTCATTTTCGCGCTTCGATACTGTCTCTGGAGTATATAATAAGCTGCTCATTTGTTCCCctgtttttttaaaatctttttctgTTTATGAATCTGTAACTGTTGAACTCTTCAGAATGAATATATCACCGTTTGTTTGGCTttacatttttaactaaaatgcTTTAGAGTTTTGATTGGATtagctttttaatttgttagatTTGGATGAgccatttatttaaaaaataatataaaataatataatatattttacttgaatttgttaaaacaattatattatattcaaaGTTACAAGAAACTAACAAATGagtcaaatcaatcaaatagaAATATTAGCTAGCAAAAGCAAAATTCTTATGGTTGCAGTTGAAACAACAGTTaggaaaatttttaatttagcatatttttattttattattttgtggtttaaaatgtcgCACTTAACTATACCAGAGTAGTTTTATTATTGTATcaccgaaaaaaaaaactactgtcAAATAGGatagcaaaataaatttttttaaaaacaatgaGGTAGtacttaaataaaaatacaataacgAGATAATTAAGTGTGATTTTTAGAATTACAGAgtggtaaagtaaaaatatgtcaaattacggattaattaagtataattttttgaactctCGTAAGGTAAATTGAAACATGACAAACAGCATGTGAATGAGGTGTAAAGTGTGAATGCATTAAAGGGGgtgtttaaatataattattaatatagtgtagtttaaaatatagtaataattttaagtatatacattttatttgattagatatagacattttatttgattagatatagacattttatttgattagatATAGTAGAAAGCGCTATAATTATATACAATTTGTTTGGATAAATTCAGTCgagagatatatttacaaaatttatcatCTTATATATGAGGTCTCGAGATTATCCACAGTGAaggaaaaagtatatattttttgtttacaaTGCAATTAGGGAGGTGATCAAACAAAATTCAATACGTAAAAATCAATTtagcttattttatttattattggcaCAAATTAGTCTTATAAAAGTAAAACTTGAAAACTTATGTCTATTTAAATTTGGCCTAGCaattactattttataattagAATAATATGCTAGAATAATAacatatctatattttttatataataaaattaaaaataataattaataatgttGTGTTAGTCCAACTTGTGATTGACTCTCTAGTGGAACCAGTGATCTTTGACCgagcaatattttttaatcgCTATTTGATccaatttttaaaacattgacTACAAATATATGCATCTTATATGGTTATATGCGGTAAAAAGCAATACggctataaaaataatttgattggagGTATGCAATtgagaaaaaaagattttttatgTATAGTGAGATAACCCctttatagaagaaaaaaagattttttatttaaaagataaaTAGGAAGGTAAGTTTatcttatataataattaaagcTATTCTCCCAACTATTGCAATTAAAACCAATTCAGGTGTAATTACAACTGTTGTAGTTGAGCCTCATCatgtagttccaactacagTAGTCGAATTCAAATCAAATACCGAATTTGAATctatatgtaattataattacagtccaattataattatatgtaaacAAACAGTCCctaattattgcaattaaaatTACAATCAATTTAAGCGTAGTTTCAACTATTACAGCTGATTCTCGCTGTGCAATTCCAACTACAACAATCGGATTCAAACGCATCAAGTCAgacaccctttttttttttttaatttctatatagttacaactgcagtacAGTCGCAACTAATATGCAATCAAACTGCTCAGAACTAAAGTCGTCGCGTGGACGACAAGGACGCTTTATTGCGTACGTCCCCACGACATCAATTACGCGTGCAGGAAACGAGACCAGAAGGGATGGTTGCGATAATTGAATGGGTTTTGGAGTTGCATGCAGAGACCTGCAGCTCTACGtaacaagtgtttgctaggacCTTTGTTTTGTATCTTTCTCCATTAGAGCCGTCTGAGTTCCGAAAGCAGAAGCTCGCGTGcgcatgctctctctctctttttctcattgATTTGATAACGAGTGTCGTTTCTCGCAGAAACGATAAGGAAGTAGATTGGAACTGAGCTGCAAGGAACATAAATGCGAATCAAGCTATGTTATTGTACTCTTTAATGCAGGTATGTGAGGAGTATGTAGGGATGTGTAGGGGTGTCGAAAATTCAGATCGAATCAAAATCGAATCGAACAATTATTATGGATTATGAATATTCGTTTTCTTCGCACCTAATTCTGACCTGATATTTGGACAACATATTATTAGATTAAAGTTTAGATTTAAAGTTTGcgttattgaaaaaaaaaaaaattgtaatagtAGAGCCATTTTATATATCATTTTGAAatgaactatttaaaattaaaatataacaaaatgtAATTTAACTTTATTGTATATATAAACTATACTTAAAGAGCTCGAACCCGAtccaaaaacttaattttatagGTGAAGTGACCTCTCACATTATATATAGATCAGAATTCTAATTAGCATGTAATGTGGGACTAATATTCCTAGCAATAacattttaaatcttaaataataaaaaaaaaaccatcaacTACTACAGCAGCtgataaataattaaactttataCTAAAGAAGAAACCAAACAACGTCCCTCCGTCGAGCcacatcatcatttttttatatgaGTTTTCTCTCTTTCACATGGCCTCTCTTTCCTTTCACATAGTCTCACATGAACTCTATATTCATAAACTATGTACTTGCTTATTTTACATCCCCtctttctttcctctctctctatatttcttTCTATCACAATACATACGCACACATGAGCTCACATGACCTCTTGTCTAGGAAGCATTATTTGCTCTCTAATTAAAACTGTcatctctcctttctctcttccctctctctttctctacatTTTTTCCTAACCACAGACACGCGCACACAAAAAAATtcaggaaggaaaaaaaagaaagaaagaatgtagAGTAGTAACAGGGTGGTCAAGAGAAACAGAAAATTtgtttgctctcttttttttccctcttctttccTAATTATTTTACACTGGTTTTTGCATTGTCGggcttcttaaattttattttctttcggagaaattttttcgctaaatttgttttgattttgtgTAGCAAAAGACTTCATTGAAAAACGGCGCTCTGTCGTGAAGCCACGTCgcctatttttttaaatttgaagttttatttattctaattaGTTTACACTGCTTTAACATTGCCGGGCTGCTTACATTTTAATTTCTTCGGATgaaattttttgctaaatttgttttgattttggtaAAGAAAAAGAGTTCGTCGAAAAACGGTGTTCCGTAGTTAAGCCACATcacctgtttttttttctaaatttaaagttttaattattgcgatattttatattgtgtcatctaatttttttggcacagttgacaattttttttttctcttctctttctgcAGAATGTGAAGAGGCAATTTACATGCTCAGGGAGGTTAGAAGCGCACCAATTGAATATCCGCCGTGAATTGTAGAGCGATCTTATCTGAAAAAAACTCTGAATCGGTGCAACCGGTATGAAAATTGAATGCCATGTTTGCAATAGCCGTGACATACTTGAATTCGAAGATGAACTTTAACTCTAAAAACCAACATGATACACGCCGAGAACTGCTGACTTGAccagataaataaaaaaatatcagtgAGTCTCTGTGCTTGCAATACACTCAAACTTAATGATAAACCAACATGTTTGTAGTAGCCGTATATATGTGAGATATTATTCATACTTATGCAATTCGAATACTAGAGAAGGGCCAGGCAAGATTAACACCCACAAGAAATCAAGTGGAACAGATAGGCCATAATCTGAAAACTATTTTACTAATTATATTTGCATTATAAATGACattatatcatattagattATTTGTATTATGTATTTAGTTATCTTACATAATGTGAATGTTATATGTATCTATGTAtttcttaataaataaatataacaaaataatcATCTTATTACCTTCCCGCGTTATTAGctcccgccgcgaagcgcgggctaTTATACTAGTGAACAATAATTCGAAACCCACTTCGGGGGAGAATAAAGTGCATGCATAAGTAGCATAAGAGTATgatggagaaaaaaataataataattaacaaaaaaaaaagagaaagaagataaaGTATCAACAATTGTAGGATACATGATCATGTAACTAATTGATGAAGGAGCTTAAACAATCCCTCAAAACAAGGTATTGTCATGCTAAGCACATGAAGCGTAGAGGTGAGAACAATGCAACACTCTCTATGACAAATAATCCTTCAATAACCATAATATGGATCTCATCTTTATCTTTAGCTTTTGAAGCTATGaacaagtaaagaaaacacCCACACAGCTTTTACAGCAATCAAAAGGGTAAATAAAAGGTTGCTAAAATAGGAATAGATTAATTAAGAACAAATTACAGGTGATTGTTAAGGGAAGAGTACATCTAAGAGTAAGTTAGAACAAATAGATGCATTCTAACCCCTTCCCTCCCCTCTTTCTACAATGATAATACAATAGCAGAAAACAGTAAAACAGTAGGTAGATAGACATTTCCATAACtcaacaacacacacacacacacacacacacacaatgaTTATAATACAACTTCTAATCTCCtaatcctctcctctctccctaaAAACCAAACATGATAAGCAGCAGTTTCATCTCCAGAtctgcaagccaagaaccaaGCTGGAATCAGAGAGCCGAGACCTTCGGAACCGCCACGGGAAACCGGTCGATCTCGTCGGCCCACGGATTCTTCTCCTTCGCGGGATTGACGGTCCTGATCGCCCTCCACACCGCGCTGTTGCACTTGAACCCGGACCCGAACGCGATCTGCCACACCCTGTCGCCCCGCTTCACCCTCCCCTTGGCTTCTGTGTAGGCCAGTTCATACCACAGAGAGCTACTCGACGTGTTCCCGAACCGATGCAGCGTCATTCTCGACGGCTCCATATGCCACCCGGTGAGCTTCAGGTTCTTCTCCAGTTCATCCAGAACTGCTCTCCCCCCTGCATGTATGCAGAAATGCTCGAAAGCCAACTTGAAATCAGGGATGTAGGGCTTCACCTTCATCTTGAGAACCTTCTTTCCGATTAACGTGGCGAAGAACAAGAGCTGTTCGCTCATCGGCAGCACGAGAGGGCCCAACGTCGTTATGTTGGTCTTGAGAGCGTCCCCCGCCACCGCCATCAGGTCCTTCGAGAGAGACACGCCGATATTGCCCTCCGAATCCTCCTCCTGGGTCACGCAGGCGAAGCACTTGTCGTCCGCCCCCTTGTGCGTCCGGACTGTGTGGACCAACCGGTACTTGGAGCGGCCCCTGTCCGACCTCTTGTTCGATAGAAGGATCGCCGCCGCGCCCATCCGGAACAAGCAGTTGGACACGAGCATCGACCGGTTGTTGCCAAAGTACCAATTCAGAGTGATGTTCTCCGTGCTCACGACGACGGCATACGTGCTCGGGTGAGCTTGGAGTAAATCCTTCGCGAGATCGACGGCGATCACGCTCGCGCTGCAGCCCATCCCCCCGAGGTTGTAGCTCCTGATGTTGCCCCTGAGCTTGAAGCGGTTCACGATCATCGCGGAGAGCGACGGCGTGGGATTGAACAAGCTACAATTCACGACCAAAATCCCGATATCCTTAGGCTTCACACTGGTCTTCGCGAACAGCTCGTCGAGCGCTCCGAACATCACCATTTCCGCCTCCTTTCGAGCTTCCTTCATCGAAGGGTTGCCGGGAATGTCGAGCACGGATCCGGGGAGGTAAGTGGAGTCGCCAAGGCCCGACCTTTCGATGATCTTTCGCTGGAATTCGATGTTCTCTTCGGTGAACGAGGCG
Coding sequences:
- the LOC109720578 gene encoding 3-ketoacyl-CoA synthase 11-like; the encoded protein is MATPPAPSAAAAPLLGGGGGGGTTSAALPDFKQSIKLKYVKLGYHYLITNLMYLLLIPLLAVAAAHLSSPSSLRVLHALWAQLRLNLLSAVLCSAALCFCTTLYFLTRPRPVFLVDFSCYKPGDAWRCTRERFMQCTKSVASFTEENIEFQRKIIERSGLGDSTYLPGSVLDIPGNPSMKEARKEAEMVMFGALDELFAKTSVKPKDIGILVVNCSLFNPTPSLSAMIVNRFKLRGNIRSYNLGGMGCSASVIAVDLAKDLLQAHPSTYAVVVSTENITLNWYFGNNRSMLVSNCLFRMGAAAILLSNKRSDRGRSKYRLVHTVRTHKGADDKCFACVTQEEDSEGNIGVSLSKDLMAVAGDALKTNITTLGPLVLPMSEQLLFFATLIGKKVLKMKVKPYIPDFKLAFEHFCIHAGGRAVLDELEKNLKLTGWHMEPSRMTLHRFGNTSSSSLWYELAYTEAKGRVKRGDRVWQIAFGSGFKCNSAVWRAIRTVNPAKEKNPWADEIDRFPVAVPKVSAL